A window of the Desulforapulum autotrophicum HRM2 genome harbors these coding sequences:
- a CDS encoding TrkH family potassium uptake protein, whose product MRWPYIANVIGILLVFLGLSMVFTLVCSLIYADTSLVALIESMGVTIAAGLLLYFGSRRPTIDYISPREGIAIVALGWTVMGLFGALPFYLGDGLPHFTDAFFESVSGFTTTGSSVLTNIEGLSRSLLFWRSFIQWLGGMGIIVLSLAILPFLGVGGMQLFKAEVPSPVPDKLTPRLSDSAKILWYLYALISVAEVIFLLAGGMDFYDALCHTLTTMPTGGFSTKNTSMAHYDSAYLDYVVVVFMVIAGINFSLHYQMLRGRTLIFWRDSECRFFLGLCLVLSLVIAFNIHGTVYDSFGKAFQYASFQVVSIVTTTGFATADYETWPGLSQAIIFICMFIGASAGSTGGGMKCARVMVCFKYCYRELFVLVHPRSIVQVKLNAAVVPDSVLRSIMGFLALYMGLFVFSSLCLAALGMDMVSSFGAVAACIGNIGPGFGTVGPVDNFAHISAAGKWILIWCMLLGRLEIYTVIVLFVPEFWKK is encoded by the coding sequence ATGCGCTGGCCTTACATTGCCAATGTGATCGGGATTTTGCTGGTTTTCCTGGGTCTCTCCATGGTTTTTACCCTGGTTTGCAGTCTCATTTACGCAGATACCAGCCTTGTTGCCCTGATTGAGTCCATGGGTGTCACCATTGCCGCTGGTCTGCTGCTTTATTTTGGCTCAAGAAGGCCAACCATTGACTATATCAGCCCAAGGGAGGGGATAGCCATTGTTGCCCTTGGCTGGACAGTCATGGGGCTCTTTGGTGCGCTTCCCTTTTATCTGGGCGATGGGCTGCCCCATTTTACCGACGCCTTTTTTGAATCCGTATCCGGGTTTACCACCACAGGCTCGTCCGTGCTGACCAACATCGAGGGGCTTTCCAGGAGCCTTTTGTTCTGGCGAAGCTTTATCCAGTGGCTCGGGGGTATGGGGATCATTGTTTTGAGCCTTGCCATCCTGCCCTTTCTCGGTGTGGGCGGGATGCAGTTGTTCAAGGCAGAGGTGCCAAGCCCCGTTCCAGATAAACTGACCCCCCGACTCAGTGATTCTGCCAAGATCCTCTGGTATCTGTATGCCCTTATTTCAGTTGCAGAGGTGATTTTTCTTCTGGCCGGAGGTATGGATTTTTACGACGCCCTGTGTCACACACTCACCACCATGCCAACGGGCGGGTTCTCGACAAAAAACACCTCCATGGCCCATTATGACAGCGCCTATCTGGACTATGTGGTGGTTGTTTTCATGGTCATTGCCGGAATCAACTTTTCCCTGCACTACCAGATGCTCAGGGGAAGAACCCTTATCTTCTGGCGGGATTCCGAATGCCGTTTTTTTCTCGGGTTGTGCCTGGTCCTATCCCTTGTGATCGCCTTTAACATCCACGGCACGGTGTATGACAGTTTTGGCAAGGCGTTTCAATACGCCTCGTTCCAGGTGGTTTCCATTGTCACCACAACCGGGTTTGCCACGGCCGATTATGAAACCTGGCCGGGGTTGAGCCAGGCCATCATCTTTATCTGCATGTTCATTGGTGCCTCGGCCGGCTCCACCGGCGGTGGTATGAAGTGTGCCAGGGTCATGGTCTGCTTCAAGTATTGCTACAGGGAACTCTTTGTCCTGGTTCATCCCCGGAGTATTGTCCAGGTGAAGCTTAATGCTGCCGTGGTGCCGGATTCTGTGCTGAGGAGTATCATGGGGTTCCTGGCCCTTTACATGGGGCTCTTTGTGTTCAGCAGTCTTTGTCTCGCGGCCCTTGGCATGGACATGGTCTCCTCGTTCGGGGCCGTTGCCGCCTGTATCGGCAATATTGGTCCCGGGTTTGGAACCGTGGGACCGGTGGATAACTTTGCCCATATCTCTGCTGCCGGCAAGTGGATTCTCATATGGTGCATGCTGCTTGGTCGGCTTGAGATCTATACGGTGATCGTTCTTTTTGTGCCGGAATTCTGGAAAAAATAG
- a CDS encoding motility protein A, producing MDDSSARSFLEHGKQNIWGLIVCFSLFLMGFAIHGNTGLYLNLSGFVIVMGGTFGATLISYRMERLVILVRVLWASYTREMRNPDDIVEILVDLSVKRRLKGLLSLQRDEGETTIVFLRQAIGFMVDGFSPAQIRESLNAEMFFFRLRREETSRVLQTMAEVAPAFGLVGSVVGLIGTIAGVGDSAMIMSTVPIALTSTLYGIVLANFFFLPFAANIRERTAKELMLQKIITEGVAAIAGDLHPRMLERKLKSFLTPSARKGELISLEKIRQRFEIRGQEDEANGDETVESREEVLEI from the coding sequence ATGGATGATTCCAGCGCACGCTCGTTTCTGGAGCACGGCAAGCAAAATATTTGGGGGTTGATCGTCTGCTTTTCACTTTTTCTGATGGGGTTTGCCATCCACGGCAATACCGGGCTTTACCTTAACCTGTCTGGTTTTGTCATTGTTATGGGGGGGACCTTTGGTGCCACGCTGATCAGTTACAGGATGGAGCGCCTGGTGATTCTTGTCCGGGTGCTGTGGGCTTCCTACACCCGGGAGATGAGAAATCCCGATGACATTGTGGAAATCCTGGTGGATCTGTCGGTCAAGCGAAGACTCAAGGGGCTTTTGTCCCTCCAGCGGGACGAGGGCGAGACCACCATTGTTTTTCTGCGCCAGGCCATCGGGTTCATGGTGGACGGGTTTTCTCCAGCCCAGATCCGGGAATCCTTGAATGCCGAGATGTTTTTTTTCAGGCTCAGAAGGGAAGAAACCAGCCGGGTGCTCCAGACCATGGCCGAGGTGGCCCCGGCCTTTGGACTGGTGGGAAGCGTTGTCGGGCTCATTGGTACGATTGCCGGTGTGGGTGATTCTGCAATGATCATGTCAACGGTTCCTATTGCCCTGACCTCCACCCTCTACGGCATTGTCCTTGCCAATTTTTTCTTCCTGCCCTTTGCCGCCAATATCAGGGAAAGAACGGCCAAGGAGCTCATGCTCCAGAAGATCATCACCGAAGGTGTGGCTGCCATTGCAGGGGATCTCCATCCCCGGATGCTTGAACGAAAGCTGAAGTCTTTTCTCACGCCGTCTGCCCGAAAAGGAGAACTTATCTCCCTTGAAAAGATTCGCCAGCGGTTTGAAATCCGTGGGCAGGAAGATGAAGCCAACGGGGATGAAACGGTTGAGAGCCGGGAGGAGGTCCTTGAAATATAG
- the trkA gene encoding Trk system potassium transporter TrkA, giving the protein MKIIIVGAGEVGYHIASRLAFEDKDVVVIDKDPEAVRRVSEDLDVQVILASGSSPRVLADAGIRDAEILLAVTNSDEANLVACLSANLLSPSTKKLARIRGAGFDDFHEVFKTEAPHIDTVINPEIEVVKTIQRLMRVPGAVDVGEFAEGRVNFVGIRLEKDSPMAGVRLLDFPMVFGDARPLIAAVVRNDELIVPRGDNVLRPGDLVYFISEKKRLADTVKLFNPNANQPLKRVIIVGGGRIGKRLAEALEREFIHTKIIESNLERCNVLSQKMNKTVVLHGDGSDQKLLLEENVGDTDVVVTLTHDEETNILTSLLAKNLGAKATITKVSKFSYFPLMSAIGLEKMVSPRLSAISSILQEIRKGKILSAVAVLGEDAEVIEAVALATSDITRRPLKKLSFPKGALLVCIIRNDEIIIPTGESVVAPDDRIILFAQRQAVKKLEKLLTVKLEFF; this is encoded by the coding sequence TTGAAAATTATCATCGTTGGGGCAGGGGAGGTGGGATATCACATTGCCAGCCGTCTTGCCTTTGAAGATAAGGATGTGGTGGTCATTGACAAGGATCCTGAGGCCGTTCGAAGGGTGTCTGAGGATCTGGATGTCCAGGTGATTCTGGCTTCGGGCAGTTCCCCCAGGGTTCTGGCCGATGCCGGTATCCGGGATGCCGAGATTCTGCTGGCTGTAACCAACAGCGATGAGGCAAATCTTGTGGCCTGTCTGTCTGCCAACCTTCTTTCCCCGAGCACCAAGAAACTTGCCCGTATCAGGGGGGCAGGTTTTGATGATTTCCACGAGGTGTTTAAAACAGAAGCCCCCCATATTGATACGGTGATCAACCCGGAAATCGAGGTGGTCAAGACCATCCAGAGGCTCATGCGGGTGCCGGGTGCCGTTGATGTGGGTGAATTTGCCGAGGGCCGGGTCAATTTTGTGGGGATACGCCTTGAAAAAGATTCTCCCATGGCTGGGGTTAGACTCCTGGATTTTCCCATGGTTTTTGGGGATGCAAGACCCCTGATTGCGGCGGTGGTCAGGAACGATGAACTCATCGTACCCAGGGGCGATAATGTACTTCGACCCGGGGATCTGGTTTATTTTATCAGTGAAAAAAAGCGGCTTGCCGACACGGTCAAGCTCTTTAACCCCAATGCGAACCAGCCCCTGAAACGGGTGATAATCGTGGGAGGCGGTCGCATTGGCAAGCGCCTTGCCGAGGCCCTTGAGCGAGAATTCATCCACACAAAGATCATCGAATCAAACCTTGAACGGTGCAATGTGCTGTCCCAGAAGATGAACAAAACCGTTGTGCTCCACGGGGACGGGTCGGATCAGAAACTGCTGCTCGAGGAGAATGTGGGGGATACCGATGTGGTGGTGACCCTCACCCATGATGAAGAGACCAATATTTTAACATCACTGCTTGCAAAAAACCTGGGGGCCAAAGCCACCATCACCAAGGTGAGCAAGTTCAGCTATTTTCCCCTCATGTCCGCCATTGGACTGGAAAAAATGGTCAGTCCAAGGCTTTCTGCCATCAGCTCCATTCTTCAGGAGATCAGAAAGGGAAAAATTCTTTCTGCGGTTGCCGTGCTTGGTGAGGATGCTGAGGTGATTGAGGCCGTTGCCCTTGCCACCTCGGATATCACAAGACGACCGCTTAAAAAGCTCTCGTTCCCCAAGGGAGCCCTGCTGGTCTGCATTATCCGCAATGATGAGATCATCATCCCCACCGGCGAGAGTGTTGTGGCACCCGACGACAGAATCATTCTCTTTGCCCAGCGCCAGGCCGTTAAAAAGCTTGAGAAGCTCCTTACCGTCAAGCTGGAGTTCTTTTAA
- a CDS encoding OmpA/MotB family protein, with product MDKESNGNSGSKNNLNNTPLNGGGREGVSGQGFDPFSENLLFSFETPRRGGWSVSWSDLMMTMFILFVVMYVYQAGSRELEFGPGPGTNLVSDSGSGKIVENSLNASPSDVFTQTRQAVLDEFVDDSASVELVADRAVRISLAGDLFFDLGKADLKPQAQWRLRQIGRILQENSFVVNVIGHTDDMPNHSEQYPTNWELSTARACRVARFLIKEAQLPEERFFVSGHAWLQPLRPNNTAHNRSLNRRVEIVLMKERPYSEGSQFNSEGDNNG from the coding sequence ATGGACAAGGAATCCAATGGTAATAGTGGGAGCAAAAACAATTTGAATAATACCCCTTTAAATGGGGGGGGGAGAGAAGGGGTGTCTGGCCAGGGATTCGATCCTTTTTCAGAAAATCTCCTTTTTTCCTTTGAGACCCCCCGGCGGGGGGGGTGGTCGGTTTCCTGGTCGGATCTGATGATGACCATGTTTATACTGTTTGTGGTGATGTATGTTTACCAGGCTGGCAGCAGGGAGCTTGAGTTCGGCCCGGGACCTGGTACTAATTTAGTGTCTGATTCAGGTAGCGGAAAGATCGTTGAAAACAGTCTGAATGCCAGCCCGTCTGATGTCTTTACCCAGACACGGCAGGCGGTCCTGGATGAGTTTGTGGATGACAGCGCAAGTGTAGAGTTGGTGGCGGACCGGGCTGTCAGGATTTCCCTTGCAGGGGATCTGTTTTTTGATCTGGGCAAGGCCGACTTAAAGCCCCAGGCCCAGTGGCGGCTCCGACAGATCGGCAGGATTCTCCAGGAGAATTCGTTTGTTGTCAATGTGATCGGCCACACCGACGACATGCCCAACCATTCTGAGCAATACCCGACAAACTGGGAACTTTCAACGGCAAGGGCCTGCCGGGTGGCAAGATTTTTGATTAAAGAGGCGCAATTGCCCGAAGAAAGATTCTTTGTGTCCGGCCATGCCTGGCTCCAACCGCTCCGACCAAACAATACGGCCCACAACAGGTCCCTTAACCGGCGGGTGGAGATCGTTTTAATGAAAGAAAGACCCTATTCAGAAGGGTCGCAATTTAATTCTGAAGGAGACAACAATGGATGA